A region from the Curtobacterium sp. MCBA15_012 genome encodes:
- a CDS encoding MarR family winged helix-turn-helix transcriptional regulator yields the protein MSSPGPDLRDASIGRAYTELSRITRRASIRARGDDEVLSIVDQSLVDFVVQHPGCMAIDIARYLRLNRSTISRQLSGLLAAGLVRTTDGGSGNAKPLEATEAGRTALERSVRLHRDALEERLAEWSDDDVALLAGLLERLGAADEAGLPMPGRAES from the coding sequence ATGAGCAGCCCCGGGCCCGACCTCCGAGACGCCTCGATCGGCCGCGCGTACACCGAGCTCTCGCGCATCACCCGACGCGCGAGCATCCGGGCGCGCGGTGACGACGAGGTCCTCAGCATCGTCGACCAGTCCCTCGTCGACTTCGTCGTCCAGCACCCCGGGTGCATGGCGATCGACATCGCCCGCTACCTGCGCCTGAACCGGTCGACGATCTCGCGGCAGCTCTCCGGGCTCCTCGCGGCCGGGCTCGTGCGGACCACCGACGGCGGCTCGGGCAACGCCAAGCCGCTCGAGGCCACCGAGGCCGGACGGACCGCCCTCGAACGGTCGGTGCGCCTGCACCGCGACGCACTCGAGGAGCGGCTCGCCGAGTGGTCCGACGACGACGTCGCACTGCTCGCCGGCCTGCTCGAACGGCTCGGCGCCGCGGACGAGGCCGGGCTGCCGATGCCCGGACGCGCGGAGTCGTGA
- a CDS encoding LysR substrate-binding domain-containing protein gives MLDPVLLQTFLAVAETGSFTVAGQRLGISQPTVSQHVRRLETAVSRTLVARDTRGVALTDNGDAMAGFARTILAAHATADAYFSGAATRGRLRFGAADDLAITQLPRILRDFRRLHPQVNLELTVNQSAPLLRRVHAGQLDLVFIKQTAGESAEGTRVATDQMVWMAQDGIALEPGEPVPLIAYQAPSISRQMAIDALEAAGRTWRITCNTRDVNGVLAAVRAGIGVAVFPHSLIPADLVKVSQRLALPDLPAVDYVLIANPTVQREPIEALTNAITSRGVVRAV, from the coding sequence GTGCTCGACCCCGTCCTGTTGCAGACCTTCCTCGCGGTCGCCGAGACCGGGAGCTTCACGGTCGCCGGTCAGCGCCTCGGCATCAGCCAGCCGACCGTCTCCCAGCACGTGCGGCGGCTCGAGACCGCGGTGTCGCGCACCCTCGTCGCCCGGGACACCCGTGGGGTCGCGCTCACCGACAACGGCGACGCGATGGCGGGCTTCGCCCGGACGATCCTCGCGGCCCACGCCACGGCTGACGCGTACTTCTCGGGGGCGGCCACCCGCGGTCGGCTCCGGTTCGGCGCGGCCGACGACCTCGCGATCACGCAGCTCCCGCGGATCCTCCGGGACTTCCGGCGCCTGCACCCGCAGGTGAACCTCGAGCTCACGGTGAACCAGTCCGCCCCGCTCCTGCGCCGGGTGCACGCCGGGCAGCTCGACCTCGTGTTCATCAAGCAGACCGCGGGGGAGTCGGCCGAGGGCACCCGCGTCGCGACCGACCAGATGGTGTGGATGGCGCAGGACGGCATCGCGCTCGAGCCCGGCGAACCGGTCCCGCTCATCGCGTACCAGGCCCCGAGCATCAGCCGGCAGATGGCGATCGACGCCCTCGAGGCGGCCGGTCGCACCTGGCGGATCACCTGCAACACGCGTGACGTGAACGGGGTCCTGGCCGCGGTCCGGGCCGGGATCGGGGTGGCGGTGTTCCCGCACTCGCTCATCCCCGCCGACCTGGTGAAGGTCTCGCAGCGGCTCGCGCTGCCGGACCTGCCGGCCGTCGACTACGTGCTCATCGCGAACCCGACGGTGCAGCGCGAGCCGATCGAGGCCCTGACGAACGCGATCACCTCGCGCGGGGTCGTCCGCGCGGTCTGA
- a CDS encoding NADPH:quinone reductase, producing the protein MRSIVYTKPGDSSVLDLVDREVPQPGPGEVRVRVVVSGVNPTDWKARAGGTYGDGLPFPEITPNQDGAGVADAVGEGVEDLAEGDRVWLYMAAASRPTGTAQEYTVVPAARAVRLPEGTSFDVGASLGVPAMTAHRALTTHEHGPSRLSPGALAGRTVLVAGGAGAVGHAAVQLARWAGATVVTTISSDAKAALATAAGAHHTVNYRDEDAAARIREIAPGGVDIVVEVSIPQNADLVADVLANHGVVSIYANNGGDHATLPIRPNMSVNARYQFLLLYTIGDDALTAAAEDVTAALRDGVLPVGEDAGLPLVRFALEDTAAAHDAVEGDAVGKVLIDVASD; encoded by the coding sequence ATGCGATCCATCGTCTACACGAAGCCCGGTGACAGCAGCGTCCTCGACCTGGTCGACCGCGAGGTCCCCCAGCCCGGCCCCGGCGAGGTCCGCGTCCGCGTCGTCGTCTCCGGCGTCAACCCCACCGACTGGAAGGCCCGCGCCGGCGGCACGTACGGCGACGGCCTGCCCTTCCCCGAGATCACCCCGAACCAGGACGGCGCCGGCGTGGCCGACGCCGTGGGCGAGGGCGTCGAGGACCTCGCCGAGGGCGACCGCGTCTGGCTGTACATGGCCGCCGCGAGCCGCCCGACCGGCACCGCGCAGGAGTACACGGTCGTCCCCGCCGCACGGGCCGTCCGTCTGCCCGAGGGCACGAGCTTCGACGTCGGCGCCTCGCTCGGCGTCCCCGCGATGACCGCCCACCGCGCCCTCACCACGCACGAGCACGGCCCCTCGCGCCTGTCCCCCGGTGCACTCGCGGGCCGCACGGTCCTCGTCGCCGGTGGCGCCGGAGCCGTCGGGCACGCCGCCGTCCAGCTCGCGCGCTGGGCCGGGGCGACCGTCGTCACGACGATCAGCTCCGACGCCAAGGCCGCCCTCGCGACCGCCGCCGGCGCCCACCACACGGTGAACTACCGCGACGAGGACGCCGCCGCCCGCATCCGCGAGATCGCCCCCGGCGGCGTCGACATCGTCGTCGAGGTGTCGATCCCGCAGAACGCCGACCTGGTCGCGGACGTCCTGGCGAACCACGGCGTCGTCTCGATCTACGCGAACAACGGCGGCGACCACGCGACCCTGCCGATCCGTCCGAACATGAGCGTGAACGCCCGCTACCAGTTCCTGCTGCTCTACACGATCGGCGACGACGCGCTGACGGCAGCCGCCGAGGACGTCACCGCGGCCCTCCGCGACGGTGTGCTCCCCGTCGGCGAGGACGCCGGCCTGCCGCTCGTGCGCTTCGCGCTCGAGGACACCGCCGCCGCCCACGACGCGGTCGAGGGCGACGCGGTCGGCAAGGTCCTCATCGACGTCGCGTCGGACTGA
- the thiM gene encoding hydroxyethylthiazole kinase translates to MENAAPSPAWAHRTAELLEAVRARAPLVQCITNTVVQNVTANVLLALGASAAMVDVPTEAGPFARVADALLVNTGTPHAEPRVASVEAATAAVDAGTPWVLDPVAVGSLPVRTALARELLALRPTVLRGNASEVLAVLGASAGGRGVDSTVGPDDALAAAVAASDGRTVGALAVSGPVDLLVAPGTGTVRVANGTELLTRITGGGCALGAVVAAFTAVAPDDPGAAAVAATVVHTVAAELAARDAGGPGTFQPLFLDRLAALTPDDVVREARVTVTAAPVGAGTTDGVRS, encoded by the coding sequence ATGGAGAACGCTGCGCCCTCCCCTGCCTGGGCACACCGCACCGCCGAACTGCTCGAGGCCGTCCGCGCCCGGGCACCGCTCGTGCAGTGCATCACGAACACGGTGGTGCAGAACGTGACCGCGAACGTGCTGCTCGCGCTCGGCGCCTCGGCCGCGATGGTCGACGTGCCGACCGAGGCCGGGCCGTTCGCCCGCGTCGCGGACGCCCTGCTCGTGAACACGGGCACGCCGCACGCGGAGCCGCGGGTCGCGTCCGTCGAGGCCGCCACCGCCGCCGTCGACGCCGGCACCCCCTGGGTGCTCGACCCGGTCGCGGTCGGCTCGCTCCCGGTGCGCACCGCGCTCGCCCGCGAGCTCCTCGCGCTCCGTCCCACGGTGCTGCGCGGCAACGCCTCCGAGGTCCTCGCCGTGCTCGGCGCCTCGGCCGGCGGGCGCGGCGTGGACAGCACGGTCGGCCCCGACGACGCGCTCGCGGCCGCCGTCGCCGCGTCGGACGGGAGGACCGTGGGCGCGCTGGCCGTGTCGGGTCCGGTCGACCTGCTGGTCGCGCCCGGCACCGGGACGGTGCGCGTCGCGAACGGCACGGAACTGCTCACGCGGATCACGGGCGGCGGGTGCGCCCTCGGCGCCGTCGTCGCCGCCTTCACCGCGGTCGCCCCGGACGACCCCGGCGCGGCCGCCGTCGCGGCCACCGTGGTGCACACGGTCGCGGCCGAGCTCGCCGCCCGGGACGCCGGCGGTCCGGGCACGTTCCAGCCGCTCTTCCTCGACCGGCTGGCCGCGCTCACCCCGGACGACGTCGTCCGCGAGGCCCGCGTCACGGTCACGGCCGCCCCGGTCGGTGCCGGCACGACGGACGGCGTCCGGTCGTGA
- the thiD gene encoding bifunctional hydroxymethylpyrimidine kinase/phosphomethylpyrimidine kinase: MTRPTVAGGDPRPVVPRVLAIAGTDPTGGAGLQADLKAIAAHDGYGMGVVTALVAQNTHGVRSVHVPDVRFLREQLDAVSDDVEVDAVKVGMLGTAAVVREVTAWLREHRPPVVVVDPVMVATSGDRLLDEDATDAVRALLGLADLVTPNRPELAVLAELAGDADAADPALLVARTWDVRVLAKGGHDDGPTADDELVSPSGERRTFSAPRVATTNTHGTGCSLSSAVATLAAASGDWELAVGEAKDWLGQALGGADALRVGSGNGPVDHGAAVRALLPERRWTDRWWADVAGVREETLATPFLVGLRDGSLPADVFAGYLAQDVHYLRAYQGHLEALARAASGDGSGSGLEPVGSAGSAGSGVSAGSESAFWAAAAQGCADEARDLHHRRLAGTHADDPVHPVCAGYLAHLQRAADTGSAAVLAAAVLPCFRVYAWVGTQLGRAPEGHPFADWLGAYGDPGFAAASAGATDRVERHAVAASAEERGRMARAFRVSTAWELAFFRMPTG; encoded by the coding sequence GTGACCCGGCCGACGGTCGCGGGCGGGGACCCGCGTCCGGTCGTGCCGCGCGTGCTGGCGATCGCGGGGACCGACCCGACCGGCGGCGCCGGGCTGCAGGCCGACCTCAAGGCGATCGCGGCGCACGACGGCTACGGGATGGGCGTGGTGACCGCGCTCGTGGCGCAGAACACGCACGGCGTGCGGTCGGTGCACGTGCCCGACGTGCGGTTCCTGCGGGAGCAGCTCGACGCCGTGTCCGACGACGTCGAGGTCGACGCCGTGAAGGTCGGGATGCTCGGCACCGCGGCCGTGGTGCGCGAGGTGACCGCGTGGCTCCGCGAGCACCGGCCGCCGGTGGTCGTCGTCGACCCGGTGATGGTGGCCACGAGCGGCGACCGGCTGCTCGACGAGGACGCCACCGACGCGGTGCGCGCGCTGCTCGGCCTCGCCGACCTCGTGACGCCGAACCGACCGGAGCTCGCCGTGCTGGCGGAGCTCGCCGGGGACGCCGACGCCGCGGACCCGGCGCTCCTCGTCGCGCGGACCTGGGACGTCCGGGTGCTGGCGAAGGGCGGGCACGACGACGGACCGACCGCGGACGACGAGCTCGTGTCGCCGTCCGGCGAGCGGCGGACCTTCTCGGCGCCGCGGGTCGCGACGACGAACACGCACGGGACGGGGTGCTCGCTGTCGAGCGCGGTCGCGACGCTCGCGGCCGCCTCGGGCGACTGGGAGCTCGCGGTCGGCGAGGCGAAGGACTGGCTCGGGCAGGCGCTCGGCGGGGCGGACGCGCTGCGGGTCGGGAGCGGGAACGGACCCGTCGACCACGGTGCCGCCGTGCGCGCGCTGCTGCCGGAGCGGCGGTGGACGGACCGCTGGTGGGCCGACGTCGCGGGGGTGCGCGAGGAGACGCTCGCGACACCGTTCCTGGTCGGGCTGCGGGACGGGTCGCTGCCGGCGGACGTGTTCGCGGGGTACCTGGCGCAGGACGTGCACTACCTGCGGGCGTACCAGGGGCACCTCGAGGCGCTGGCGCGGGCGGCGAGCGGGGACGGGTCGGGGTCGGGGCTGGAGCCGGTGGGGTCGGCGGGCTCGGCCGGGTCCGGGGTGTCGGCGGGGTCGGAGTCCGCCTTCTGGGCGGCTGCGGCGCAGGGCTGCGCGGACGAGGCGCGGGACCTGCACCACCGTCGGCTCGCCGGCACGCACGCGGACGACCCGGTGCACCCCGTGTGCGCCGGGTACCTCGCACACCTGCAGCGGGCGGCCGACACCGGCTCGGCGGCGGTGCTGGCCGCCGCGGTCCTGCCGTGCTTCCGGGTCTACGCCTGGGTCGGGACGCAGCTCGGCCGGGCGCCGGAGGGGCACCCGTTCGCCGACTGGCTCGGAGCGTACGGCGACCCGGGGTTCGCGGCGGCCTCGGCGGGGGCGACGGACCGGGTCGAGCGGCACGCGGTCGCGGCGAGCGCCGAGGAGCGCGGCCGCATGGCCCGGGCGTTCCGGGTGTCGACGGCGTGGGAGCTCGCGTTCTTCCGCATGCCGACGGGCTGA
- a CDS encoding VOC family protein: protein MPSITPFLWYDDQAEEAAEHYTSLFPDSRVDSVARTPDGTALVVEFTLLGRPYRAMNGGPGHPHTDAVSFQVDVDTQEELDRVWDALLADGGKPVACGWLVDRWGLSWQVTPSMMGDLMTGNGDPEANARVFAAMRDMVKLDIPALHAAAAGR, encoded by the coding sequence ATGCCGTCCATCACCCCGTTCCTCTGGTACGACGACCAGGCCGAGGAGGCCGCGGAGCACTACACGAGCCTGTTCCCGGACAGTCGGGTCGACAGCGTCGCCCGGACGCCCGACGGCACCGCGCTCGTCGTCGAGTTCACGCTGCTCGGCCGGCCCTACCGCGCGATGAACGGCGGCCCCGGGCACCCGCACACCGACGCGGTGTCCTTCCAGGTCGACGTCGACACCCAGGAGGAGCTCGACCGCGTCTGGGACGCCCTGCTCGCGGACGGCGGGAAGCCGGTCGCGTGCGGGTGGCTCGTCGACCGGTGGGGTCTGTCGTGGCAGGTCACGCCGTCGATGATGGGCGACCTGATGACCGGGAACGGTGACCCGGAGGCGAACGCCCGGGTGTTCGCCGCGATGCGCGACATGGTGAAGCTCGACATCCCCGCGCTGCACGCCGCGGCGGCGGGTCGCTGA
- a CDS encoding NAD(P)-dependent oxidoreductase, translating to MTNIVVFGGTGYAGSAIVREALSRGIAVTAVARDTSKLDAAEGLTLAQGDAFDADFVADVTKGADVVIVSLQAVQADGSELKDKFQHFVDAAAAAGARLGIVGGAGSLLVAEGGPALVDTAEFPDEVKPEAKSHGKILEGLRSGAYTGDVDWFYVSPAAAFGSWNPGERKGTYRTTDDLLLTDADGNSDISGEDYAIAIVDEVERPAHHRARFGVAY from the coding sequence ATGACCAACATCGTCGTCTTCGGCGGCACCGGCTACGCCGGCTCCGCCATCGTCCGCGAGGCCCTGTCCCGCGGGATCGCCGTCACCGCCGTCGCGCGCGACACCTCGAAGCTCGACGCCGCCGAGGGCCTGACCCTCGCGCAGGGCGACGCCTTCGACGCCGACTTCGTCGCGGACGTGACGAAGGGCGCCGACGTCGTCATCGTCTCGCTGCAGGCGGTCCAGGCCGACGGCAGCGAGCTCAAGGACAAGTTCCAGCACTTCGTCGACGCGGCCGCGGCTGCCGGCGCACGCCTCGGCATCGTCGGCGGCGCCGGCTCGCTGCTCGTCGCGGAGGGTGGCCCGGCGCTGGTCGACACCGCCGAGTTCCCGGACGAGGTCAAGCCGGAGGCGAAGAGCCACGGCAAGATCCTCGAGGGGCTGCGGTCGGGCGCCTACACGGGCGACGTCGACTGGTTCTACGTGAGCCCGGCGGCGGCGTTCGGCAGCTGGAACCCCGGCGAGCGGAAGGGCACCTACCGCACCACGGACGACCTGCTGCTCACCGACGCCGACGGCAACTCGGACATCTCCGGCGAGGACTACGCCATCGCGATCGTCGACGAGGTCGAGCGCCCGGCGCACCACCGCGCCCGCTTCGGCGTCGCGTACTGA
- a CDS encoding GNAT family N-acetyltransferase yields MAHEFRDETDRDRYAMYVDGVLVSVLDYRVGEDAVSFPHTYTVPAHRGHGYAAELVEHAVADVERRTTKRIVPMCWFVGKWFDEHPDKAPLLSRSAAD; encoded by the coding sequence ATGGCCCACGAGTTCCGCGACGAGACCGACCGCGACCGCTACGCGATGTACGTCGACGGCGTGCTCGTGAGCGTGCTCGACTACCGGGTCGGCGAGGACGCGGTGTCGTTCCCGCACACGTACACGGTGCCGGCGCACCGCGGACACGGCTACGCGGCGGAGCTCGTCGAGCACGCCGTGGCCGACGTCGAGCGCCGCACCACGAAGCGCATCGTCCCGATGTGCTGGTTCGTCGGCAAGTGGTTCGACGAGCACCCCGACAAGGCACCCCTGCTCAGCCGCAGTGCCGCGGACTGA
- a CDS encoding metallophosphoesterase, translated as MTTSFVLLSDTHLPKRAKDLPPGLWADVDAADLVVHAGDWVDLATLDAVQGRARRFAGVRGNNDGPEFDDRLPLVARFAVEDLRWALVHETGASTGRERRADAAYPDTDVLVFGHSHIPWDTVAPSGMRLLNPGSPTDRRRQPHHTWMRGTVSGADLSVELVRLPPR; from the coding sequence GTGACGACGTCGTTCGTCCTGCTCTCAGACACCCACCTGCCGAAGCGCGCCAAGGACCTGCCCCCGGGCCTCTGGGCGGACGTGGACGCCGCCGACCTCGTGGTGCACGCGGGGGACTGGGTCGACCTGGCGACCCTCGACGCGGTGCAGGGGCGTGCGCGGCGGTTCGCGGGCGTCCGCGGCAACAACGACGGCCCGGAGTTCGACGACCGCCTGCCCCTCGTGGCGCGCTTCGCGGTCGAGGACCTGCGCTGGGCCCTCGTGCACGAGACCGGCGCGTCGACGGGCCGGGAGCGCCGAGCGGACGCGGCGTACCCGGACACCGACGTGCTCGTCTTCGGTCACTCGCACATCCCGTGGGACACCGTCGCCCCGTCGGGGATGCGGCTGCTCAACCCCGGGTCGCCGACCGACCGGCGCCGGCAGCCGCACCACACGTGGATGCGGGGCACGGTGTCCGGCGCCGACCTGTCCGTCGAGCTCGTGCGGCTGCCGCCGCGCTGA
- a CDS encoding NADPH-dependent F420 reductase, whose translation MRPSCPSPRRRCRSVGDRTAPPDTAARSREWRGARPVAPRMTVIGIIGAGNIGSQLARLAVQHGHQVVIANSRGPETLQDLVAELGDGARAATRDEAASAGEVVVVTTPLAAIETIPVEPLVGKVVIDTNNYYPQRDGHIAQLDDETTTTAELLQDHLRGAHVVKAFNHIGADALTGDASPAGTPDRRALVVAGDDEDAKRTVAAIIDEFGFDVVDAGPLAEGWRIQRDTPGYGPRFTADELRGKLAEAKRYRDQ comes from the coding sequence ATGCGGCCATCATGCCCCTCACCCCGCCGTCGATGTCGCAGCGTCGGCGACCGGACGGCCCCACCGGACACCGCGGCCCGCTCGCGGGAATGGCGAGGCGCTCGTCCTGTTGCACCCCGCATGACAGTCATCGGCATCATCGGAGCAGGCAACATCGGATCCCAGCTCGCACGCCTCGCGGTGCAGCACGGCCACCAGGTCGTCATCGCGAACTCGCGCGGACCGGAGACGCTGCAGGACCTCGTGGCGGAGCTCGGCGACGGCGCCCGCGCTGCCACCCGCGACGAGGCGGCGTCGGCCGGCGAGGTCGTCGTGGTCACCACCCCGCTCGCGGCGATCGAGACCATCCCCGTCGAACCGCTCGTCGGCAAGGTCGTCATCGACACGAACAACTACTACCCGCAGCGCGACGGACACATCGCGCAGCTCGACGACGAGACCACGACGACCGCCGAGCTCCTGCAGGACCACCTGCGCGGCGCGCACGTCGTCAAGGCGTTCAACCACATCGGAGCCGACGCGCTCACCGGCGACGCCTCACCGGCCGGCACCCCGGACCGTCGTGCCCTCGTGGTCGCCGGTGACGACGAGGACGCCAAGCGCACCGTGGCCGCGATCATCGACGAGTTCGGCTTCGACGTCGTCGACGCCGGGCCGCTCGCCGAGGGCTGGCGCATCCAGCGGGACACCCCCGGCTACGGCCCCCGCTTCACGGCGGACGAGCTCCGCGGCAAGCTCGCCGAGGCGAAGCGCTACCGGGACCAGTAG
- a CDS encoding MFS transporter → MSASPTTLPPPTEPLPIQAERPPWRHTLIALSVPNFRLFTATNLVAMTAGWMQRIAQDWLVLQLTGSVAQVGITVACQFAPMLFFGLWGGVLVDRFSKRALMMITQGAFAVLSALLAVLTLTGVVEAWHIWVIAFLVGMVTVIDNPARQVFVTEIVGHQHLRNAISVNSSVFQLGGMIGPALSGALLVAVGAGWSFGVNATACVAVVVTLGFLRVSELHRTPPAPRTKGQLVEGLRYAVRKPTILVPVVLMVFFSVFALTMPVLLSAFASKVYDVGAAGYGAFNSAVAVGALVGALLSTRRAVVRLRTIVGGVFWTGVLLVVSGSIPVIAPFTVALVAVGMSQLLFMTASNSLVQLSSNVAIRGRVMSLYVLVLLGGQAIGGPLMGQVVDHFGAHVGMVVAGGVPAAAAVVVGLVLARRGGLHLAVRMRHHLPMPAIVGQR, encoded by the coding sequence GTGAGTGCGTCACCGACGACCCTCCCTCCCCCCACCGAACCCCTCCCGATCCAGGCCGAACGGCCGCCGTGGCGCCACACCCTCATCGCGCTCTCCGTCCCGAACTTCCGCCTGTTCACGGCGACGAACCTCGTGGCGATGACCGCGGGGTGGATGCAGCGCATCGCGCAGGACTGGCTCGTGCTCCAGCTCACCGGGTCGGTCGCGCAGGTCGGCATCACGGTCGCGTGCCAGTTCGCGCCGATGCTGTTCTTCGGGCTCTGGGGCGGCGTGCTCGTCGACCGGTTCTCGAAGCGTGCGCTGATGATGATCACGCAGGGGGCGTTCGCGGTGCTGTCCGCCCTGCTCGCCGTGCTCACCCTGACCGGGGTGGTGGAGGCGTGGCACATCTGGGTGATCGCGTTCCTCGTCGGCATGGTGACCGTGATCGACAACCCCGCGCGCCAGGTGTTCGTCACCGAGATCGTGGGGCACCAGCACCTCCGCAACGCCATCAGCGTCAACTCGAGCGTGTTCCAGCTCGGCGGCATGATCGGGCCGGCGCTCTCCGGCGCCCTGCTCGTCGCGGTCGGGGCCGGGTGGTCGTTCGGCGTCAACGCGACCGCGTGCGTCGCCGTGGTGGTGACGCTCGGGTTCCTGCGGGTGTCCGAACTGCACCGGACACCGCCGGCTCCCCGCACGAAGGGACAGCTCGTCGAGGGGCTCCGCTACGCCGTGCGGAAGCCGACCATCCTGGTGCCCGTCGTGCTCATGGTGTTCTTCTCGGTGTTCGCCCTGACCATGCCCGTGCTGCTGTCGGCGTTCGCGTCGAAGGTCTACGACGTCGGCGCCGCGGGCTACGGCGCGTTCAACTCGGCCGTCGCGGTCGGTGCCCTGGTCGGTGCGCTGCTGTCGACCCGTCGAGCGGTGGTGCGGCTCCGCACGATCGTCGGCGGGGTGTTCTGGACCGGGGTCCTGCTCGTGGTGTCCGGCTCGATCCCGGTGATCGCGCCGTTCACGGTCGCGCTCGTCGCGGTCGGGATGTCGCAGCTGCTGTTCATGACCGCCTCGAACTCGCTCGTGCAGTTGTCCTCGAACGTGGCGATCCGCGGCCGAGTGATGTCGCTGTACGTCCTCGTGCTGCTCGGCGGGCAGGCGATCGGCGGCCCGCTGATGGGTCAGGTCGTGGACCACTTCGGCGCCCACGTCGGCATGGTCGTCGCCGGGGGCGTCCCGGCAGCGGCGGCGGTCGTCGTGGGGCTCGTCCTCGCCCGGCGGGGCGGTCTGCACCTCGCCGTGCGGATGCGCCACCACCTGCCGATGCCCGCGATCGTCGGGCAGCGGTAG
- a CDS encoding helix-turn-helix domain-containing protein has translation MSALEYSPYAADCPSRQLLDRIGDRWSVLTIGSLVDGPQRYSTLAARVQGVSQKMLAQTLRALERDGLVTRTVFPEIPPRVEYELTERGRSLRTVLAPLEDWATDHMADVQESRDEYDARTPH, from the coding sequence ATGTCAGCGCTCGAGTACAGCCCCTACGCCGCGGACTGCCCGTCGCGGCAGCTCCTCGACCGGATCGGCGACCGGTGGAGCGTGCTCACGATCGGGTCCCTCGTGGACGGTCCCCAGCGGTACTCGACGCTCGCGGCGCGGGTGCAGGGCGTGTCGCAGAAGATGCTGGCGCAGACCCTCCGTGCGCTCGAGCGGGACGGCCTCGTCACCCGGACGGTGTTCCCCGAGATCCCGCCACGGGTGGAGTACGAGCTCACCGAACGCGGCCGCTCTCTCCGCACGGTGCTCGCGCCGCTCGAGGACTGGGCGACCGACCACATGGCCGACGTGCAGGAGTCACGCGACGAGTACGACGCGCGCACCCCGCACTGA
- the thiE gene encoding thiamine phosphate synthase: MTADLGVYLVTDGALCDRHGVGVLGVVRAAVQAGVRTVQVRDKTASARDLLALTAAVADAVGDRATVVVDDRLDVALAARVAGHRVAGVHLGQSDLPVTAARALLGPDAHVGLTANTPAHLAAVDRLPRGTVDLLGVGVVHPTSTKPDHPAPLGHAGVARIAAATDVPCVAIGGVGLDDVPALHAAGVAGVAVVSGICAAADPGAAAVAYLAAWAGVADLRDGVGAVHGTEPDPTAGGDPRLQAGAVPDGGRR, from the coding sequence GTGACCGCCGACCTCGGCGTGTACCTGGTCACCGACGGGGCGCTCTGCGACCGGCACGGCGTCGGCGTGCTCGGCGTCGTCCGCGCCGCGGTACAGGCCGGCGTCCGGACCGTGCAGGTGCGCGACAAGACGGCCTCGGCACGGGACCTGCTCGCGCTGACCGCGGCCGTCGCCGACGCGGTGGGCGACCGTGCCACGGTGGTGGTCGACGACCGCCTCGACGTCGCGCTCGCCGCCCGGGTCGCCGGACACCGGGTCGCCGGGGTGCACCTCGGACAGTCCGACCTGCCCGTGACGGCCGCGCGGGCGCTCCTCGGCCCGGACGCCCACGTCGGCCTCACCGCGAACACGCCGGCGCACCTGGCCGCCGTCGACCGGCTGCCCCGCGGCACCGTCGACCTGCTCGGCGTCGGGGTCGTGCACCCCACCTCGACGAAGCCCGACCACCCGGCACCGCTCGGCCACGCGGGGGTCGCGCGGATCGCGGCCGCCACCGACGTGCCGTGCGTGGCGATCGGCGGCGTGGGCCTCGACGACGTCCCGGCGCTCCACGCGGCCGGCGTCGCCGGGGTGGCCGTGGTGTCCGGGATCTGCGCGGCGGCCGACCCCGGCGCGGCGGCGGTCGCGTACCTGGCGGCGTGGGCCGGCGTCGCCGACCTCCGCGACGGGGTCGGAGCCGTCCACGGGACGGAGCCGGACCCGACCGCGGGCGGCGATCCGCGCCTCCAGGCCGGTGCCGTGCCGGACGGGGGCCGACGGTGA